One genomic segment of Sminthopsis crassicaudata isolate SCR6 chromosome 2, ASM4859323v1, whole genome shotgun sequence includes these proteins:
- the JPH4 gene encoding junctophilin-4 isoform X2, with amino-acid sequence MRSYQKFSWVHLIPGYLFSWAKARLKEGTYQGQWQAGKRHGYGVRQSVPFQQAALLRSPRRTSLDSGHSDPPTPPIPLPLPGDEGGSPASGSRGGFVLAGPGDPDAASSRKRTPVTGGFFRRSLLLSGLRAGGRRSSLGSKRGSLRSEVSSEVGSTGPPGSEASEPPAPVPPALIEGSATEVYAGEWRADRRSGYGVSQRSNGLRYEGEWLGNRRHGYGRTTRPDGSREEGKYKRNRLVRGGRVRSLLPLALRRGKVKEKVDRAVEGAHRAVSVARQRQEIAAARAADALLKAVAAGNTAEKAVEAARMAKLMAQDLQPMLDAPGRRPRQDSEGTDTELPDCDSPGVYENGLTPSEGTPEPPSSPVSPCQTWRHPTHRSPLPSRDDGGHLSGPKSWPEEWGGPSGPGEELAGYEAEDEAGIQGPGVCNGSPLLGGSSDSSGSLREEEGEDEESLPHSEPPLDPGLEPTVTPILRGTSGRTLEAENPTEAPEEPGATEEPAQRGAANPLVVGAVALLDLSLAFLFSQLLT; translated from the exons ATGAGGAGTTACCAGAAATTCTCCTGGGTGCACTTGATTCCTGGATATCTCTTCTCCTGGGCAAAAGCAAGACTTAAGGAAG GTACCTATCAGGGCCAGTGGCAAGCTGGCAAGCGCCATGGCTATGGGGTTCGCCAGAGCGTACCCTTCCAACAAGCAGCACTGCTGAGATCACCCCGCCGCACTTCACTGGACTCGGGCCACAGCGACCCCCCAACACCGCCCATACCCCTTCCCCTGCCCGGTGATGAGGGGGGAAGCCCGGCCTCTGGCTCCAGGGGGGGGTTTGTACTGGCAGGCCCAGGTGACCCAGATGCAGCCTCCTCCAGAAAACGAACTCCAGTAACTGGGGGCTTCTTCCGTCGCTCTCTCCTGCTGAGCGGGCTTCGGGCGGGTGGGCGCAGGAGCTCATTGGGCAGCAAGCGGGGATCCTTGAGGAGCGAGGTGAGCAGCGAGGTGGGCAGCACAGGGCCTCCAGGCTCCGAGGCCAGCGAACCTCCAGCCCCTGTCCCTCCGGCACTCATCGAAGGCTCTGCCACTGAAGTGTACGCAGGCGAGTGGAGGGCCGATCGGCGCAGCGGCTATGGAGTGAGCCAGCGTTCCAACGGGCTGCGCTACGAGGGCGAGTGGCTGGGCAACCGGAGGCACGGCTACGGCCGTACCACCCGCCCTGATGGCTCTCGGGAGGAGGGCAAGTATAAACGCAACCGGTTGGTTCGAGGCGGACGGGTCCGTAGCCTCCTACCCCTGGCCCTGCGGAGGGGCAAGGTCAAGGAAAAGGTGGACCGTGCCGTAGAAGGTGCCCATCGGGCTGTGAGCGTAGCCCGCCAGCGCCAGGAGATTGCTGCTGCCAG GGCTGCAGATGCTCTCCTGAAGGCAGTGGCAGCAGGTAACACAGCAGAAAAAGCAGTGGAGGCAGCTCGAATGGCCAAACTGATGGCCCAGGACCTGCAGCCCATGTTGGATGCACCAG GCCGAAGACCCAGGCAGGACTCCGAAGGCACTGACACAGAGCTGCCTGACTGTGACAGCCCTGGAGTTTATGAGAATGGACTGACCCCTTCGGAGGGCACGCCAGAGCCTCCCAGCAGTCCTGTCTCCCCCTGCCAAACCTGGAGACACCCCACCCACCGTAGTCCTTTGCCCTCTAGGGATGATGGAGGCCACCTCTCTGGCCCCAAATCTTGGCCAGAGGAGTGGGGAGGCCCAAGTGGACCTGGAGAGGAGCTAGCTGGCTATGAGGCTGAGGATGAAGCTGGGATACAGGGGCCAGGGGTTTGCAATGGCTCTCCCCTCCTTGGGGGCTCCAGTGACAGCTCTGGAAGTCTtcgagaagaagaaggagaggatgAGGAGTCCTTGCCCCATTCAGAGCCTCCCCTAGACCCAGGGCTTGAGCCCACTGTCACCCCTATACTGAGGGGCACATCTGGAAGGACTTTGGAGGCAGAGAACCCAACAGAGGCACCAGAGGAGCCGGGTGCCACCGAAGAGCCTGCCCAACGG ggaGCTGCTAACCCCTTGGTGGTAGGAGCTGTGGCACTGCTGGATCTGAGCCTGGCCTTCCTGTTCTCCCAGCTCCTCACTTGA
- the JPH4 gene encoding junctophilin-4 isoform X1: MSPGGKFDFDDGGCYVGGWEAGRAHGYGVCTGPGAQGEYSGCWAHGFESLGVFTGPGGHSYQGHWQQGKRDGLGVEQKSRWTYRGEWMGGLKGPAGVWESASGLRYAGLWKDGFQDGYGTETYSDGGTYQGQWQAGKRHGYGVRQSVPFQQAALLRSPRRTSLDSGHSDPPTPPIPLPLPGDEGGSPASGSRGGFVLAGPGDPDAASSRKRTPVTGGFFRRSLLLSGLRAGGRRSSLGSKRGSLRSEVSSEVGSTGPPGSEASEPPAPVPPALIEGSATEVYAGEWRADRRSGYGVSQRSNGLRYEGEWLGNRRHGYGRTTRPDGSREEGKYKRNRLVRGGRVRSLLPLALRRGKVKEKVDRAVEGAHRAVSVARQRQEIAAARAADALLKAVAAGNTAEKAVEAARMAKLMAQDLQPMLDAPGRRPRQDSEGTDTELPDCDSPGVYENGLTPSEGTPEPPSSPVSPCQTWRHPTHRSPLPSRDDGGHLSGPKSWPEEWGGPSGPGEELAGYEAEDEAGIQGPGVCNGSPLLGGSSDSSGSLREEEGEDEESLPHSEPPLDPGLEPTVTPILRGTSGRTLEAENPTEAPEEPGATEEPAQRGAANPLVVGAVALLDLSLAFLFSQLLT; this comes from the exons ATGTCCCCCGGGGGCAAGTTCGACTTTGATGATGGCGGCTGCTATGTGGGGGGCTGGGAGGCTGGGCGAGCACATGGCTATGGCGTGTGCACAGGGCCCGGGGCCCAGGGAGAGTACAGTGGATGCTGGGCTCACGGCTTCGAGTCCCTGGGGGTCTTCACCGGGCCCGGGGGGCACAGCTACCAAGGCCACTGGCAGCAGGGAAAGCGCGACGGGCTGGGCGTGGAACAGAAGAGCCGCTGGACCTACCGTGGCGAGTGGATGGGCGGGCTGAAGGGGCCCGCTGGTGTATGGGAGAGCGCCTCGGGACTCCGCTATGCTGGGCTCTGGAAGGACGGTTTCCAGGATGGCTACGGCACTGAGACCTACTCTGACGGAG GTACCTATCAGGGCCAGTGGCAAGCTGGCAAGCGCCATGGCTATGGGGTTCGCCAGAGCGTACCCTTCCAACAAGCAGCACTGCTGAGATCACCCCGCCGCACTTCACTGGACTCGGGCCACAGCGACCCCCCAACACCGCCCATACCCCTTCCCCTGCCCGGTGATGAGGGGGGAAGCCCGGCCTCTGGCTCCAGGGGGGGGTTTGTACTGGCAGGCCCAGGTGACCCAGATGCAGCCTCCTCCAGAAAACGAACTCCAGTAACTGGGGGCTTCTTCCGTCGCTCTCTCCTGCTGAGCGGGCTTCGGGCGGGTGGGCGCAGGAGCTCATTGGGCAGCAAGCGGGGATCCTTGAGGAGCGAGGTGAGCAGCGAGGTGGGCAGCACAGGGCCTCCAGGCTCCGAGGCCAGCGAACCTCCAGCCCCTGTCCCTCCGGCACTCATCGAAGGCTCTGCCACTGAAGTGTACGCAGGCGAGTGGAGGGCCGATCGGCGCAGCGGCTATGGAGTGAGCCAGCGTTCCAACGGGCTGCGCTACGAGGGCGAGTGGCTGGGCAACCGGAGGCACGGCTACGGCCGTACCACCCGCCCTGATGGCTCTCGGGAGGAGGGCAAGTATAAACGCAACCGGTTGGTTCGAGGCGGACGGGTCCGTAGCCTCCTACCCCTGGCCCTGCGGAGGGGCAAGGTCAAGGAAAAGGTGGACCGTGCCGTAGAAGGTGCCCATCGGGCTGTGAGCGTAGCCCGCCAGCGCCAGGAGATTGCTGCTGCCAG GGCTGCAGATGCTCTCCTGAAGGCAGTGGCAGCAGGTAACACAGCAGAAAAAGCAGTGGAGGCAGCTCGAATGGCCAAACTGATGGCCCAGGACCTGCAGCCCATGTTGGATGCACCAG GCCGAAGACCCAGGCAGGACTCCGAAGGCACTGACACAGAGCTGCCTGACTGTGACAGCCCTGGAGTTTATGAGAATGGACTGACCCCTTCGGAGGGCACGCCAGAGCCTCCCAGCAGTCCTGTCTCCCCCTGCCAAACCTGGAGACACCCCACCCACCGTAGTCCTTTGCCCTCTAGGGATGATGGAGGCCACCTCTCTGGCCCCAAATCTTGGCCAGAGGAGTGGGGAGGCCCAAGTGGACCTGGAGAGGAGCTAGCTGGCTATGAGGCTGAGGATGAAGCTGGGATACAGGGGCCAGGGGTTTGCAATGGCTCTCCCCTCCTTGGGGGCTCCAGTGACAGCTCTGGAAGTCTtcgagaagaagaaggagaggatgAGGAGTCCTTGCCCCATTCAGAGCCTCCCCTAGACCCAGGGCTTGAGCCCACTGTCACCCCTATACTGAGGGGCACATCTGGAAGGACTTTGGAGGCAGAGAACCCAACAGAGGCACCAGAGGAGCCGGGTGCCACCGAAGAGCCTGCCCAACGG ggaGCTGCTAACCCCTTGGTGGTAGGAGCTGTGGCACTGCTGGATCTGAGCCTGGCCTTCCTGTTCTCCCAGCTCCTCACTTGA